The stretch of DNA GTATTATCTGACCTTTCCTAcagaagaaacagctgtttgttgtataataaattactctttggttatatgatctgataTGATGAACACTGGCTTTCTGTACTGATGGTCTCAAATCATCCTCCTCAGTAATAACAAAACAGTACCACAACAAATAAACTACTCGTAATTAAACTCCCTCTTTAgggtgctccagggatgacgtatttttgtagaaaagccaggaagttagcatctccctggttaccttgacaaaaagccaatgggattttcacattgggttttggattattgcagaaaataagctcctcggcaaacaaacgtttatgatacttatacgttttgttcagcaagttaatctccacaaatgaacaccacttttatgaagtaaaaagctaacattaggctataaataaactacaccacggtcacatgagcacgagtataaacaacgaggctgtaatggtggacgagtcggcatgatgacgtttagtagtttTAGTAGTCTCCAAGAACTACAGGAGAAGATAATATCgacaaaaacaagagggacCAGCAGCATAACTGTTCGGCCCCTAATAAGGCATACAGGCttgctgtgagtcatgtgataaaaatcatgtttgaaaataaatatgttattcgCACCCTGATGAGATCAAGTTGTCTCAAAAGATGACTTCCTCATTCACAGGGTGCGAACAGGAGGAGtgaagacttcttcttctttttcggcagtatttcagtcatttcatgtttgcttttatatcacaacGGCTTAGCAGGGAAGTCGGGTAGCTACTGGGTCTGTTGCAGTTCTGCTGACATTCACAAATTGGTAAGATAacatgttactgcttttatgtttaactcagggaagttttttttattttgctgattttcatgaactctacttttatttgttgggttttgttttagcagaaacatcataaactcacactggatcgttttatatttaaactCTTTTCAATGCTGCAGAGCTTATTGATcactattataacacagtaacacCTGCTTGTACACGGAGAGTTCCTggtttgaatgtattaatttgaggtggctttaaaataacatgaatgctttgtttaaaagatgttttatcaaaagtaactttttgtgaaatccaggtgatgagtgtcatttcagtccggtctgtgaaaatggtgacagccatcgtgttactgaacgtcttcttagtttcaggtgagctgtttgttcagtCACTTTAATGTGAAGACGTTATTTTTTCCAactgttcatgctctgtctgcaaagtgaaatgtttcatactgacattgttaaaaaagaccgaacatgctgctgctgaattacagtttgtgcatcatgaactttctcTTCATGCAGATTTTGCTCCACAATTTGTTCATCAAGAGTCTGTTTTACAGGTGCTTTGGCTGTTTGTCCTAAAAGCCCATCCCTATTCATCACTACACCAAAGCAGATGGAAGCACTGAGTGGATCCTGTCTGCAAATCCCATGTAACTTTAGAGTTAAATCAGAAGAGGAATTCAACAGCACAAGATCAACCTTCGGAGTGTGGATTAAAAGTAACCAAGATTTTGCTAAAAATCCACATAATGTGATTTTCAACAGTAGCAGTACGGATAATATCTATCCAATGAGTCTTACTGGAGACCTGAGTCAGAAAAActgcaccactttattttccatTGTGAACACAAGTTACACAGACTGGTACTACTTCAGAATTGAGAACGGATCATTCAGGGCAACAGCTTCTTGTGATCCTCTTCAAATAACAGTCAAAGGTaagagagttttgtttttttatcagtcagtctataacgttattgtttagaataaaaagtgaaagttgcaactttttaattttggaggtttttcactttgacatgaACTTAAATtttgattaaacactgattctgttgttaaagtttgacattaaaatgatcacattttggggatattaaaaagcaaaccttagacactttatgcattttcaatacAAGATTGACACCTTTTGTGTCAGCTTTCACAAAAGTGTTCTAATATCataatctattttttattgtacaatctgtgtttgacttgaaactccagattctcctccgaggcccagcattgagatctcaggtgatctgaaggagaatcagtctgtcactataacctgctcagctttcactccctgtccacactgccctcctgaactcacctggactctccaacaagaccctcacaacaaaatagaggaaaacacaaatcgaaccttcacaactaaaatccagaagaccttcactctgtcagacgaacatgatggattcaacatcacctgttcagccagatatcctttaaatgaaggaaaagacgtcaagacagcagaggagagaaaaacgctcagtgtttcatgtaagataataaagtgtttgttattagatcctgtcagcacatgatgattcatggaatgattttaatgaataaagtgaatctcACGTCTTCCTCAGATGCTCCTAAAGACACCtcagtgtccatcagtccatcaggtttggtgtcagcaggtagccgggtgaacctgacctgctccagcagagccaatccTCCCGTCATCCGCTACACCTGGATTAAGACCAGCAAAGACGGACCGGTCAGTGTATCTGAAGGAGACTTTTACAGCTTCAAGGTGACCTCTGTGACAGATATAGAAGATTATTACTGTGTGGCCACAAATGATCTCGGTAATCAGACGTCGTCACGGATtaataatgcaggtaaatgtagaactgaactgaatctgtTTAATTGAAtctaatctgctctcctctcttttctgtttttcacttgttttttttagttctctgtgaagcactttttttactgcatttttaTGAAATGACCCTATACAAATAATGGTTACACCTGTATTGTTACATATCTACATTCatcctttgttttcttttagtcacctggttttgtgtttctatgaaCAGAGAGCTCTGTCAGCTCACTACAGTGGGGTTCAGCTCTTGGAGGGATCCTTGTCATCATACTCAT from Sebastes fasciatus isolate fSebFas1 chromosome 21, fSebFas1.pri, whole genome shotgun sequence encodes:
- the LOC141759777 gene encoding myeloid cell surface antigen CD33-like; protein product: MSVISVRSVKMVTAIVLLNVFLVSGALAVCPKSPSLFITTPKQMEALSGSCLQIPCNFRVKSEEEFNSTRSTFGVWIKSNQDFAKNPHNVIFNSSSTDNIYPMSLTGDLSQKNCTTLFSIVNTSYTDWYYFRIENGSFRATASCDPLQITVKDSPPRPSIEISGDLKENQSVTITCSAFTPCPHCPPELTWTLQQDPHNKIEENTNRTFTTKIQKTFTLSDEHDGFNITCSARYPLNEGKDVKTAEERKTLSVSCKIIKCLLLDPVST